One Babesia bovis T2Bo chromosome 4 map unlocalized Chr4_1, whole genome shotgun sequence genomic window carries:
- a CDS encoding Cyclophilin type peptidyl-prolyl cis-trans isomerase/CLD family protein, with protein sequence MSDHSSPDHSSSEEEFGPQPIVDTSSTTKKRKVDFNDSLYLQNIPSATRYERSFGHKANVRHVVASASTRYIATGSDDGYINFWYYDTDGVQFVKRIEAHKARITHMRASLDGLVLGSIALDRKYNHIDFPSFDVVTRINLEFVPLCFEFITTSSSPHTILAIASAGDSKVYIYKPSISSKPERIVSISTKDIHTMVHNSRYDVCLAANRHGDVDVFDANTFKFPSKQSQLQFQMKGDTDLYEMRKVSTHVVSMAISPNGEFTAMHCHDGMIRLYRFVTMKLIRVYDESALMYSAAQSDPNASSLHLESVDFLKRRAQEIELAKLGTEQGEYSGMTFDSSSNYLIYPCLLGIKVVNIHTNNLVRLIGRSELSIRFLKVALLQNISNKGHISSSRSESKDVMDPIILATGYQKQKLYVFSNREPTEESLETRDVGAHVDPSTGQLTTKGISSTHIGERLAREAIIHTNMGDIHVRLFYKDCSKTVENFTVHALNGYYNNCTFHRVIPNFMIQGGDPSGDGTGGESIWGNEFEDEIVPHLKHDRPFTLSMANAGPNTNGSQFFITTVLCPWLDGKHTVFGRVISGTDIVQAIEQVPTNSDDKPLKDVNIINVKPIF encoded by the exons ATGAGTGATCATTCATCACCCGATCACAGCAGTAGTGAGGAGGAATTTG GTCCTCAACCTATTGTTGATACATCGAGTACAACCAAGAAAAGAAAAG TCGATTTTAACGATTCGTTATATTTGCAAAATATACCTTCCGCCACCCGTTATGAACGTAGCTTTGGGCATAAAGCAAATGTAAGGCATG TGGTTGCAAGCGCATCGACTAGGTATATTGCCACCGGAAGCGATGATGGTTACATCAACTTCTGGTACTACGACACTGATGGAGTACAATTTGTAAAGCGTATTGAAGCGCATAAAGCGCGAATCACACATATGAGGGCGTCACTCGACGGTCTTGTATTAGGCAGTATCGCTTTGGATCGTAAATATAATCACATCGACTTTCCATCATTCGACGTTGTAACCAGGATTAATCTGGAGTTTGTACCACTATGTTTTGAATTTATAACGACCTCCAGTTCACCGCATACAATACTCGCAAT AGCTTCTGCCGGTGATAGTAAAGTCTATATCTACAAACCTTCTATCAGCTCGAAACCTGAACGCATAGTGTCAATCAGTACGAAAGACATACATACCATGGTCCATAATTCAAGGTATGATGTATGCTTAGCTGCAAATCGCCACGGTGACGTGGATGTCTTTGATGCAAATACCTTTAAATTCCCATCAAAACAATCGCAATTACAATTCCAGATGAAAGGTGACACTGATTTATACGAAATGCGTAAAGTTAGTACCCACGTAGTGTCAATGGCTATATCGCCCAATGGAGAATTCACTGCAATGCATTGCCACGACGGAATGATTCGGTTATACCGTTTCGTAACTATGAAACTAATAAGGGTTTATGACGAGAGCGCTTTAATGTATTCAGCTGCACAGAGTGATCCGAATGCATCGTCATTACACCTGGAATCTGTAGATTTTTTAAAACGCAGGGCACAGGAGATTGAGTTAGCCAAATTGGGTACGGAGCAGGGTGAATATAGTGGAATGACTTTTGATTCGTCCTCTAACTATTTAATATACCCCTGCTTACTAGGGATTAAGGTGGTTAATATCCATACAAACAATTTGGTGCGCCTCATTGGAAGGTCAGAGTTGTCAATCAGGTTTTTGAAAGTCGCTCTCCTGCAGAATATATCGAATAAAGGGCACATATCTTCATCACGTTCCGAGAGTAAGGACGTGATGGACCCAATTATTCTGGCCACTGGATATCAAAAGCAGAAACTTTATGTATTTAGCAATAGGGAGCCAACTGAAGAAAGTTTAGAGACACGTGATGTAGGCGCCCATGTGGACCCGAGTACAGGTCAACTAACAACTAAAG GGATATCGTCCACACATATAGGTGAACGACTAGCACGTGAGGCTATTATCCATACAAACATGGGTGATATTCATGTGCGACTGTTCTACAAGGACTGTAGTAAAACGGTAGAAAACTTTACCGTCCATGCGCTGAATGGATATTACAATAATTGCACATTCCACCGTGTTATTCCAAATTTCATGATACAAGGAGGTGATCCTAGCGGAGACGGTACCGGAG GGGAATCCATTTGGGGTAATGAATTTGAAGACGAAATAGTACCACACTTGAAGCACGACAGACCTTTTACCCTCTCAATGGCAAATGCTGGACCAAATACCAATGGATCGCAATTCTTCATCACAACGGTGCTATGTCCGTGGTTAGATGGGAAACATACAGTATTTGGCAGGGTCATATCAGGAACAGATATAGTACAGGCAATAGAACAG GTACCGACGAATAGCGACGACAAACCGCTCAAAGACGTGAATATTATCAACGTCAAACcaatattttaa